A single window of Plasmodium malariae genome assembly, chromosome: 8 DNA harbors:
- the PmUG01_08024000 gene encoding endonuclease, putative — MTIKGFIQFISKKIPNTIKRIDDIKSFKGKKFIIDGTFFIYKFMYVAWKHILNDKNRESKYKSNELTTHLLIRQYIIKKSIQLLKNQHEYFKSLKINTLYIIEDIGARCELQPVDYKCKKHVWKERDSIRKKRNLFDILNVDTSKKDASANSQSLSESGLNSCNSRNCSSGKSSGSSSDSSSIGSSSSKDETNGNVNKHICEKKISINNICKKKNSKKRKFEIIVDEDGVDDLFKKNIFIKINSKTANDIYNYLLLEKIPIFITKNDAEKECAIQCSHEKDVVVSDDTDALAFGAPNLIRFVTNKKKRHIINKDELLSELNINYEQFIDFCILSGCDYSAKIPGIGPVKAHEIIKKYKTIESFLESSAFNKYSNSKLFNQKLNEITMSLDDYIVNEFTYEQARKVFFNSY; from the coding sequence ATGACCATTAAAGGATTCATACAATTTATAAGTAAGAAAATTCCAAATACCATTAAAAGAATAGATGATATAAAGAGTTTCAAGGGAAAGAAATTCATAATTGATGGGACgttctttatttataaatttatgtatgttgCTTGGAAACACatattaaatgataaaaatcgtgaaagtaaatataaatctaATGAGTTAACTACTCATCTATTAATAAGACAgtacattattaaaaagagTATACAGTTACTAAAGAATCAacatgaatattttaaatctttaaaaattaatacactCTATATAATTGAAGATATTGGCGCTAGATGTGAATTACAACCAGTTGATTACAAGTGTAAAAAGCATGTATGGAAAGAAAGAGATTCCattcgaaaaaaaagaaatttatttgaCATCTTAAATGTAGACACATCAAAGAAGGATGCTTCCGCCAATTCGCAGTCATTAAGTGAAAGTGGTTTAAATAGTTGTAACAGTAGAAATTGTAGCAGCGGTAAAAGTAGTGGTAGTAGTAGCGATAGTAGCAGCATTGGAAGCAGTAGTAGTAAGGACGAAACAAATGGAAACGTGAATAAACATATTTGCGAGAAAAAGATTAGtataaacaatatatgtaaaaaaaaaaactcgaaaaaaagaaaatttgaaataattGTTGATGAAGATGGCGTTGatgatttatttaaaaagaacatttttataaaaattaattctaaAACAGCAAATgatatttacaattatttgctattagaaaaaattcctatttttataacaaaaaatgatgCAGAGAAAGAGTGTGCAATACAGTGCTCGCACGAGAAAGATGTCGTTGTTTCAGATGATACGGATGCTCTAGCATTTGGAGCTCCAAATTTAATAAGATTTgtaactaataaaaaaaaaagacatataattaataaagatGAGCTTTTGAgtgaattaaatataaattatgaacagttcatAGATTTTTGTATTTTGTCTGGATGTGATTATAGTGCAAAAATACCTGGAATTGGTCCCGTAAAAGCTCATgaaattatcaaaaaatacaaaacaatAGAATCGTTTTTAGAATCAAGTGCTTTTAACAAATATAGTAATTCCAAGCTCTTTaatcaaaaattaaatgaaataactATGTCATTAGATGATTATATTGTTAATGAATTTACTTATGAACAAGCAAGGAaggtattttttaattcatattaa
- the PmUG01_08024100 gene encoding AP-5 complex subunit sigma-1, putative, with product MVYGIIIHSAECHEKLYFSSYYSIESNDKNQYVRQQTIMKRVIEEIKYYEESKEIFENTTKNNKEKYFDLIGKFLSKNANNTIKIESEGFFRIVDPSLFKNKINIMWKVLNKICYTLVLFTHENIHLADYFLHTFIITLRERNDKIKKNMRNNTNLFNPDTVLAILYFFLPKGQLMLINQNYTKFLNNEVNKFLEEQAKVKTKDYKIE from the exons ATGGTATACGGAATAATAATTCATTCTGCAGAATGTCATGAAAAATTGTACTTTAGTTCTTACTATAGCATAGAGAGCAATGACAAAAACCAATACGTTAGACAACAa ACCATTATGAAGAGAGTTATTgaggaaataaaatattatgaagaaagcaaagaaatttttgaaaataccactaaaaataacaaagaaAAGTATTTTGATTTAATCGGAAAGTTCCTTTCAAA GAACGCaaataatactataaaaatagaaagcgAGGGCTTCTTCAGAATTGTTGATCCTTCTTtgttcaaaaataaaatcaataTTATGTGGAAGGTTTTAAACAA GATATGCTATACTTTGGTGCTTTTTACTCATGAAAATATACACCTg GCGGATTATTTCCTTCATACGTTCATTATTACCTTAAGGGAACGCaacgataaaataaaaaaaaatatgagaaaTAATAcg aattTATTTAATCCGGACACAGTGCTAGCTATACTGTACTTCTTCCTTCCAA AAGGACAGCTGATGCTAATTAATCAGAATTACACAAAATTTTTGAACAATGAAGTCAACAAGTTTCTAGAAGAGCAGGCGAAAGTGAAAACCAAAGACTACAAAATTGAATAA
- the RPT2 gene encoding 26S protease regulatory subunit 4, putative, which produces MGNAQGGMNNNPYGFLGKKDDKDKGKDKEKKKLESAPPSHIGKRKKKKKGAPGHSKLPNVTPNTKCRLKLLKLERIKDYLLLEEEFITNQEQIKTTDDKNYVKLKIDDLRGSPMSVGTLEELIDENHGIIATSVGPEYYVNILSFVDKDLLEPGCSVLLNNKTNSVVGILLDEVDPLVSVMKVEKAPLESYADIGGLESQIQEIKEAVELPLTHPELYEDIGIKPPKGVILYGPPGTGKTLLAKAVANETSATFLRVVGSELIQKYLGDGPKLVREMFKVAEDHAPSIVFIDEIDAVGTKRYEATSGGEREIQRTMLELLNQLDGFDSRGDVKVIMATNRIDSLDPALIRPGRIDRKIQLPNPDTKTKRRIFQIHTSKMTMSPDVDLEEFVMSKDELSGADIKAICTEAGLLALRERRMKITQVDLRKARDKALFQKKGNIPEGLYL; this is translated from the exons ATGGGAAATGCGCAAGGAGGTATGAACAATAACCCTTACGGATTTTTGG GTAAAAAAGACGACAAAGATAAAGGAAAGGACAAGGAGAAGAAAAAACTTGAAAGTGCTCCACCTTCACATataggaaaaagaaaaaaaaaaaaaaaaggagctCCGGGACATTCTAAATTACCTAACGTTACACCTAATACTAAGTGTAGATTAAAATTACTGAAATTAGAGAGGATAAAAgattatttgttattagAAGAAGAATTTATAACAAATCAAGAACAGATAAAAACTACtgatgataaaaattatgtaaaattaaaaatagatgATTTAAGAGGGTCCCCTATGAGTGTTGGTACGTTGGAAGAGCTAATAGATGAAAATCATGGAATTATAGCTACTTCAGTAGGTCCTGAATactatgtaaatattttatcatttgtaGATAAAGATTTATTAGAACCAGGTTGTTcagttttattaaataataaaactaatAGTGTAGTTGGTATATTATTAGATGAGGTTGATCCATTAGTATCAGTTATGAAAGTAGAAAAGGCTCCTTTAGAATCATATGCAGATATTGGAGGGTTAGAGTCACAAATACAAGAAATTAAAGAAGCTGTTGAATTACCTTTAACTCATCCAGAATTGTATGAAGATATTGGTATTAAACCCCCCAAGGGAGTAATATTATATGGACCCCCAGGTACAGGAAAAACTCTGTTAGCCAAAGCTGTGGCAAATGAAACCTCAGCTACGTTTTTAAGGGTAGTTGGTTCagaattaatacaaaaatatttaggaGATGGACCTAAGTTAGTTAGAGAAATGTTCAAAGTTGCTGAAGACCATGCACCATCTATTGTTTTTATAGATGAAATTGATGCAGTTGGTACTAAAAGATATGAAGCAACTAGTGGAGGAGAAAGAGAAATTCAAAGGACAATgttagaattattaaatcAGTTAGATGGTTTTGATTCAAGAGGGGATGTTAAAGTTATTATGGCAACAAACAGAATCGATTCGTTAGATCCAGCTCTTATTAGACCAGGTAGAATAGATAGAAAAATACAACTTCCAAACCCTGATACCAAAACGAAAAGAagaatttttcaaattcatACAAGTAAAATGACCATGTCCCCAGATGTAGATTTGGAAGAATTTGTTATGTCAAAAGATGAACTATCAGGTGCAGATATTAAGGCTATATGTACTGAAGCAGGTTTGTTAGCCTTAAGAGAGAGGAGAATGAAAATTACACAAGTAGACTTACGAAAGGCCAGGGATAAGGCACTATTCCAGAAGAAGGGAAACATCCCGGAGGGTTTGTACTTGTGA